From the genome of Platichthys flesus chromosome 10, fPlaFle2.1, whole genome shotgun sequence:
CGTCCTGTGGTTCCCAACCAGGGGTTAGACTGCTCCCAGCGAAACCCATTTAAATCTGAGGGGCCATGAGTGGCTatatgagagagaaaataagTCAAAATTATGTTAAATTTGGGGGTTGATCTCTTGGACTTAGTTGGAGCCGCTAACCTCCTGGAGTCTCTGGTAACTGCTCAGTGGGGAAATAGACAGTCCAGCACATAGTCCCTCACATAATGACAATGTGTTGCTTTCACTCTGGTTCTGgtaaagtgtaaataaacagGATATAATGTGTAATACCATGAATTTCAGAGgtgctgttttttgttgtgcaatcctacacacaaacaaacaaacaaataataaaacaggagtgtaaacataacctccttggcagaggtaatgaaACTGAGTCACGGCCATACAGGTTAATTCTAAgggttataaaataaaatataataaaatataaaactatacATCTGACAAATGAACCTCTAATTTCTAATTTGTTGAATTACTCCACCTGGTAGGGggttttgttgttgctttacAGAGAAAAGCTTTAcctatttaattattattttccaaaatgtccaaCTATTTCTATTACGAGGTCAGTAAAAGTTCCTGACTCCTCTTACAGGTGAGATGAGGGACCGGATATGTGAGCTGCAGACTTCCACCCCCAGGTCTGcaagggaggagcagagggatgaagagaaccACAGCCCTGAGGATGAGGAGCCCCTGGAGCAACATACCATCGTGTTTGAGGCGGAGGACCTAATGGCCAGCATCTACAAGGAGGCCCAGGCCATGAGGAAGGAAATGCTGCTGTGCAAAATGGACGTGAAGCGTCTCGGGAAGCAGAACACCAGGTTCCTCACATCCGTCAGGAGGATAAGCAGCATCAAGCGGGACTCCAACGCTCTGGGCCGGGGCATCAAGGCTCGAGGGGAGGCCATTTACGCTCGGCTGAAGAAGATGGGGAAGTTCAGCAAGCATCTGGAGGAGGAACACGGACCCACCTCAGCTATAGCTCGCATGGTGCGTTCGCAGTACGTGTCCCTGACCAACGACTTCCACGCCACCATGTCCGAGTTCAACGAGGCTGAGatggagcagagggagaacTGCAAGACGCGCATCCAGAGGCAGGCGGAGATCATGGGCCAGGAGGTGAGCAGGGAGCAGATAGACCAGATGATCGAGACGGGCAAGTGGAACGTCTTCTCTGACAACCTCCTCCTGGAGGGAAAATCCGCCAGGTCGGCGCTCAATGAGATCGAGAACC
Proteins encoded in this window:
- the stx11a gene encoding syntaxin-11a — translated: MRDRICELQTSTPRSAREEQRDEENHSPEDEEPLEQHTIVFEAEDLMASIYKEAQAMRKEMLLCKMDVKRLGKQNTRFLTSVRRISSIKRDSNALGRGIKARGEAIYARLKKMGKFSKHLEEEHGPTSAIARMVRSQYVSLTNDFHATMSEFNEAEMEQRENCKTRIQRQAEIMGQEVSREQIDQMIETGKWNVFSDNLLLEGKSARSALNEIENRHKELLELEGRLREIQELFYQMAMLVEEQGYMVNNIEANVGATQDYVVQASAQIKQAVKYKRNNPCKKLFCCCFPCCN